In the genome of Paracoccus tegillarcae, one region contains:
- the aroQ gene encoding type II 3-dehydroquinate dehydratase, with protein sequence MKTIYVLNGPNLNLLGKRQPEIYGHDTLEDVERLCRDAAGEGHGIRLLQSNYEGQIIDWIHEAREEAAGIVINPAALTHTSVAVLDALNTFEGPVIEVHISQVHKREAFRHHSYVSLRADGVIAGLGIEGYAAATRRIVQLTQG encoded by the coding sequence ATGAAAACAATCTATGTGCTCAACGGGCCGAACCTGAATCTGCTGGGCAAGCGCCAGCCCGAAATCTACGGCCATGACACGCTGGAGGATGTCGAACGCCTGTGCCGCGATGCGGCAGGCGAGGGTCACGGCATCCGCCTGCTGCAATCGAACTACGAAGGCCAGATCATCGACTGGATCCACGAGGCGCGCGAAGAGGCCGCAGGCATCGTCATCAACCCCGCCGCGCTGACCCATACTTCGGTTGCGGTGCTTGATGCGCTGAACACATTCGAAGGCCCCGTGATCGAGGTCCATATCAGTCAGGTTCACAAACGCGAGGCCTTTCGCCACCACTCCTATGTCTCGCTGCGCGCCGATGGCGTGATCGCGGGGCTTGGGATCGAAGGCTATGCCGCCGCCACCCGTCGGATCGTTCAACTGACCCAAGGCTAG
- a CDS encoding Gfo/Idh/MocA family protein produces the protein MAGKTSRLAVVGAGLIGRRHGQAMLSAPGVVLAGIADPDPNSAQIAADFDVPWHAGLDDMIAAGGIDGIILATPNQLHEEGALAAIAAGLPVLVEKPLASDLAAARRMVVAAQRAGVALATGHHRRHNPLVEQAKQLITDGRLGRIVSVHVSAWLSKPDTYFDVDWRRRKGAGPVYLNLIHDIDLMLHLAGPVTQVQAMESNANRGNEVEDTANVLLQFACGALGTMAVSDTVTAPLSWELTAGENPAYPVTGQDCYWIAGTQASLALPSLTLWANPDQRGWWEPISATHLPVEHGDPLPRQLAQFGRVVRGEQAPLVSGEDGLAAMILVDAIKRAAATGERVSLAT, from the coding sequence GTGGCGGGCAAGACAAGCCGGCTGGCCGTGGTCGGTGCAGGGCTGATCGGTCGCCGCCACGGCCAGGCGATGTTGTCCGCGCCCGGTGTCGTGCTGGCCGGCATTGCAGACCCCGATCCCAATTCCGCCCAGATTGCCGCGGATTTCGATGTGCCATGGCATGCGGGCCTCGACGACATGATTGCAGCGGGCGGGATCGACGGTATCATCCTCGCCACGCCCAATCAGTTGCACGAAGAGGGCGCACTGGCCGCGATCGCGGCCGGCCTGCCGGTGTTGGTCGAAAAGCCACTGGCCAGCGATCTGGCAGCCGCGCGCCGCATGGTCGTGGCCGCACAGCGCGCAGGGGTCGCTCTGGCGACAGGCCACCACCGCCGCCACAACCCGCTGGTCGAACAGGCAAAGCAACTGATCACGGATGGCAGGCTGGGGCGTATCGTCTCGGTCCATGTCAGCGCCTGGCTGTCAAAGCCCGACACATATTTCGACGTCGACTGGCGGCGGCGCAAAGGTGCGGGTCCGGTTTATCTGAACCTGATCCACGATATCGACCTGATGCTGCATCTGGCAGGGCCGGTTACGCAAGTCCAAGCGATGGAATCGAACGCCAATCGCGGCAACGAGGTCGAGGATACGGCAAACGTGCTGTTGCAATTTGCCTGTGGCGCACTTGGAACGATGGCGGTGAGTGACACCGTCACCGCCCCCTTGAGTTGGGAATTGACCGCCGGCGAAAACCCGGCCTATCCCGTCACCGGACAGGATTGTTACTGGATTGCAGGCACGCAGGCATCGCTGGCCCTGCCCAGCCTGACGCTGTGGGCCAATCCCGACCAGCGCGGCTGGTGGGAACCGATCAGCGCCACCCACCTGCCCGTCGAGCACGGCGACCCGCTGCCGCGTCAGTTGGCCCAATTTGGTCGGGTCGTCCGAGGCGAACAGGCCCCTCTGGTCAGCGGCGAAGACGGGCTGGCCGCGATGATACTGGTCGATGCGATCAAGCGCGCTGCTGCAACCGGTGAACGGGTCAGCCTCGCGACTTAA